From the Desulfovibrio sp. Huiquan2017 genome, the window CCCGGGCCGTGGCTGCGGCCTGCGCCGCCAACCCCCTGGCTGTGGCCGTCCCCTGCCATCGCGTCCTGCGCAAATCCGGCGAACTGGCCGGATACCGATGGGGGGTGGAACGGAAGCAGGCCCTGCTCGACAGGGAACGGGAGGAAGCCTCTCCGGCAACCGGGAGCGGGGAAGGAAAAAACGCGGAGAAGTAACCGCCGCTCCCCGGTGAACGTCAGGTGGTTCCCCCCACGAAAAAAGGCCCCGCCGAATCCCGGCAGGGCCGCAAAAAACCTTTCTTCCTATCTGGAACGGGCGGCTCCCCCGCCGCGCCTGCACTCCCCGGAGCTTTCGAGAATGGGGCAGCCGCGCATCTCCTCCAGAGGGGCTCTCATCCTCACGCAGGCGGCTAGGCTGCGATGAAAGCATCCCGGGAGAAATATGCGGATGGCCCGCTCTCGAAAACCGCTACACCGCGCCCAAAGCCTCGGTGCGGGTGGGGTAGAGGGGAAAGATCTTGTCGTAGCCGGAGACCTCGAAGACCTCCTGGATGTAGTCCTTCACGCCGCAGATGGCCACCGTGCCCGAGTTCTTCTTGAGCCGCTGATAGGCCAAAACCAGGACGCGCAGGCCCGAACTGTTGATGTAGTCCAAGCCGGAAAAGTCGAACAGCAGCTTGGTGGTGCCGTCCTCCAGCAAACCCACGACCGTGTCCTCCAGGGTCTGGGTTCCCTCGCCGTCGAGATTGCCGTCCACGGCGAGGATGACCACTCCACCCTCTTCGATCTGATTCAATGCCATGCTCTCCCTCCAAAAGCCCTAGCCCTGCATCGGGCAATGGGTCTTGCTGATGTCCATGCCCTTGCGCAGCGTCAGGACGTTCTTGCCGTTTTCCCGTTTGTATTGGATGCCGTGCACCATGTTCTTGACCAGGTGGATGCCCAGGCCGCCCACGGGCTTGGTGCGATCTTCCAGGGGTATATCCAGTTCGGGAGGCGGGGCCTCCAGGATGTTGAAGGGCTCGGCGTCGTCCTCCACCCGGATGGTCAGTTGATCGCCTTCAAGGGCGATGGTCGCGTCGATGGGGTGCTCGTCGAAGTCGGCGTATCCGTAAGAAATGATGTTGGTGATCAATTCGTCCAGGACCAGGGTCAGGTGAAAGATAATCTTGGGGTGCAGACCATGTTCCATCCCGAAGGCCTCCACCTTGGGCTGGAAGCACTTGAAGCAATTTTCCTTGTTGGTCATGCGGAAGGATATGGAATGCCGCGCCATGGGCTTGCCGCTTGCTCCCTTCTTGACCACGACGACGGCGATGTCGTCCTCCTGGCCGTTGCCCTGAAAGGATTTCACCGCGGCCATCATGGCCAGACGAATATCCTCGGCTCTTTTATGGGCGTTCTCCCTGATGATGGCAAGCATTCTCTGCTTGCCGAACATCTGGCCGGTCGCGCTCCGGGCTTCCCAAACCCCGTCCGTGGCCATGACCAGGACCTCGCCCTCTTCGAGAGAAGTCTCGTTGGTCTCATAGGTGTAGTCCTCAATCACGCCCAACGGGAGGCCCTCGCCG encodes:
- a CDS encoding STAS domain-containing protein translates to MALNQIEEGGVVILAVDGNLDGEGTQTLEDTVVGLLEDGTTKLLFDFSGLDYINSSGLRVLVLAYQRLKKNSGTVAICGVKDYIQEVFEVSGYDKIFPLYPTRTEALGAV